Proteins from one Leisingera sp. NJS204 genomic window:
- a CDS encoding metallophosphoesterase family protein, which produces MRVLVSADIHLGSPIRSTAMRNPDLGDHLKQASRDTFIRIVDLAISESVDALVLAGDIFDNDQPDLKSRAFLISQLARAADAGVPTVLIRGNHDALLDHRAHGNLGPNIHLLHKNEPSVEIGGVWFHGLSFDTAHVSKSFLPDYPAPVAGRKNVGLMHTSLDGSPGHDPYAPCSEQDLLAHGYDLWCLGHIHAPFERTSGPVLAVMPGIPQPRHFGELTGGTVAIVELDDDTPNIERHRVGHLRFTECALDLSKSSDVQEVLSALRCALQGVQHPEHRIAVRLQVATGHHTAETLTALANELFDDIERVFIDKIKVVAPKQLIDAKADDLVRLMRAELTEPGFQLATKEILEELRNAMPREIADELSEDALDDLLEEAVTEVTLSLHSGAAE; this is translated from the coding sequence ATGCGTGTCCTCGTTTCAGCCGACATTCATCTCGGGTCGCCGATTCGCTCGACCGCGATGCGCAATCCGGATCTGGGTGACCATCTGAAACAGGCAAGTCGGGACACGTTCATTCGCATTGTTGATCTGGCAATCTCGGAAAGTGTCGATGCACTGGTTCTCGCTGGCGACATCTTTGATAATGACCAACCAGACCTGAAGTCCCGGGCATTTCTGATCTCGCAATTGGCACGCGCCGCTGACGCGGGTGTTCCCACAGTACTGATCCGTGGCAACCACGATGCCCTTCTCGATCACCGAGCCCACGGTAACCTGGGTCCGAATATTCATTTGCTGCACAAGAACGAGCCCAGCGTGGAAATCGGTGGCGTGTGGTTCCACGGACTGTCTTTCGACACGGCGCATGTCTCAAAAAGCTTCCTGCCCGACTACCCGGCGCCGGTGGCTGGCCGGAAAAACGTCGGACTGATGCATACGTCGCTGGATGGCTCGCCAGGTCACGATCCCTATGCTCCCTGCTCCGAGCAGGATCTGCTGGCACATGGCTATGACCTTTGGTGCCTCGGCCACATCCATGCCCCCTTTGAGCGCACATCAGGCCCAGTTCTCGCTGTCATGCCGGGCATTCCGCAACCACGCCACTTCGGAGAACTTACCGGCGGTACGGTCGCGATTGTCGAGCTTGATGATGACACTCCGAATATCGAACGGCATCGGGTTGGACATCTGAGATTCACCGAATGCGCTTTGGATCTCAGTAAATCTTCAGATGTTCAGGAAGTTTTGAGCGCGCTTCGGTGTGCACTCCAAGGGGTGCAGCATCCAGAACACCGCATAGCGGTGCGTCTGCAGGTGGCCACAGGCCACCATACTGCTGAGACACTGACGGCCCTTGCGAACGAATTGTTCGATGACATCGAGCGCGTGTTTATCGACAAAATCAAAGTGGTTGCCCCCAAACAACTGATCGACGCAAAGGCGGATGACCTAGTGCGCCTGATGCGGGCCGAGCTCACCGAACCGGGCTTCCAGCTGGCCACCAAAGAGATCCTCGAAGAACTCAGAAACGCAATGCCCCGTGAAATTGCCGACGAATTATCTGAAGACGCCTTGGATGACCTTTTGGAGGAGGCCGTTACTGAAGTTACGCTGTCTCTGCACTCAGGAGCCGCGGAATGA
- a CDS encoding AAA family ATPase codes for MRLNRLDLIRYGRFDGAEIVLPAPAEGKPDVTVIYGPNESGKSTAFNGFLELLFGMKAGTHPYAFRFERNDLLVGAELGIPGRGVTVLRRNGKRTQSLLDHQDRPVDEAILSSALHGLSMEGYVERFSLNDEGLRKGGERIAEAKGDLGQLLHAGVSGLTSMATTLEDMTARAEKFHKKSGRGTALKTGKDHLKEIHQALRTERLTPDRERTLRKDRETAQKAFEQADTDLTRARKRQAAGAAAQTWYDKSEEIRKIDEFSADFPEGPNLKKGTDGQVATLVTTLSEKAESIAGADDRIARHEAVISENEADPAAGHLEAELTELDQIRIDGASLTSRADTARSDLEKRAGERDDAGRQIKQILTALAVSDEPVEALVLTTEELETLADAVQACQTSEGELRAASNVLKTARDQLGDTPTEPKDLSHLQIAFDAWQKVSDVSGLEHNLASELARLAKAVSGLPASWQTLIENGLPARESLDEILREWNTLNANIVSATEDLEGREADYKAARAKREADESAPDSIDAAATEETRRQRDTAWQSHRGSLSDKTAERFEEAMHADDGARTSYLMGTEARKQLANSRAQESTAKAARDTAKDKLEALTGKHEALTKRGGSLATALGFPVDTGPAAFAARLTSLTAAAEIATEVTIAENAFEDRAKRRKAAFDELLAAARLVALEGEDSDLPERVGKALTLQESVRKTWENWRRGERSIADYQKAVSQAETDHKAALNRLETLTSARPLPDRSATGVKAALPHLRTLQQVHSNHRSLAGRVEALERAVATLARSAARLAEILEEPYNPKDDPLPIINRARARVTKTAEADRVRKREEDLLDKEVKGRKRAIVARDEAQTQLENLFEGQGGEDLSPTERVGILAERDELREDRANADTSRNKARDGVDRTLFDEELTRLPDVTREAELQQKLDDAQTARDAALKEMNEKERLYEEAFHAADNSDLITEQATILEELRNGARHAAVARLGILAARGALKRLAAERSSAMLKDVEEAFVTMTSKEWEKVVVWSESEGEKLVGIKPGGGPVKVENMSTGTMGQLYFALRLAGYRSFARDPGPLPMVLDDIMETFDDTRASAALNLCAEIGRSGQAIIFTHHAHLLELARKNIPGVSVVEMPH; via the coding sequence ATGAGACTGAACCGGCTTGATCTCATTCGCTATGGCCGTTTTGACGGCGCCGAGATCGTGCTCCCGGCACCAGCCGAGGGCAAACCTGATGTCACCGTAATCTATGGACCGAATGAATCGGGAAAATCCACGGCCTTTAACGGGTTTCTGGAACTTCTCTTTGGTATGAAAGCAGGAACCCACCCGTACGCTTTCAGGTTTGAACGCAATGACCTTTTGGTCGGAGCGGAGCTGGGTATCCCCGGACGCGGGGTGACAGTTTTGCGCCGAAATGGCAAACGCACCCAGTCCCTGCTTGATCATCAGGACCGCCCGGTCGACGAAGCCATTCTTTCAAGTGCGCTCCATGGCCTTTCCATGGAGGGTTATGTCGAAAGGTTCTCACTCAACGACGAAGGACTCCGCAAAGGCGGTGAACGGATTGCCGAGGCAAAAGGCGACCTGGGCCAGCTTCTGCATGCGGGTGTATCAGGCCTGACCAGTATGGCGACGACACTGGAAGACATGACAGCCCGCGCCGAAAAGTTTCACAAGAAGAGCGGCCGAGGTACGGCGCTCAAAACCGGCAAAGACCACTTGAAAGAGATCCATCAGGCACTTCGAACGGAACGTCTCACGCCGGATCGGGAACGCACTCTTCGGAAAGACAGAGAGACCGCGCAAAAGGCTTTCGAACAGGCGGACACCGACCTCACGCGTGCCCGAAAACGGCAGGCAGCAGGAGCGGCGGCGCAGACCTGGTATGACAAATCGGAGGAAATTCGGAAAATCGACGAATTTTCTGCCGATTTTCCGGAAGGTCCGAATTTGAAGAAGGGCACGGATGGGCAAGTCGCCACACTCGTGACAACCCTATCGGAGAAAGCAGAAAGTATCGCAGGCGCCGATGACAGAATTGCGCGCCATGAAGCGGTCATTTCAGAAAATGAGGCTGACCCGGCTGCCGGACATCTCGAAGCGGAACTCACAGAGCTGGATCAAATCAGAATCGATGGGGCGTCCCTCACCTCCCGAGCGGACACGGCCAGATCGGATCTGGAAAAGCGCGCAGGTGAGCGCGATGACGCGGGCCGCCAGATAAAACAGATTCTGACAGCGTTGGCGGTAAGTGACGAGCCTGTAGAGGCCTTGGTCCTGACGACCGAAGAACTGGAGACACTCGCGGATGCGGTACAGGCCTGTCAAACCAGCGAGGGCGAGCTGCGAGCGGCTTCAAACGTGTTGAAGACCGCACGCGATCAGCTGGGGGATACTCCAACCGAACCAAAGGACTTGTCTCACCTGCAGATCGCGTTTGACGCATGGCAGAAAGTTTCGGACGTGTCAGGTCTTGAACATAACCTCGCATCGGAACTCGCCCGGCTAGCCAAAGCAGTTTCGGGTCTACCTGCTTCTTGGCAGACACTTATCGAGAACGGCCTGCCTGCACGTGAAAGTCTCGATGAAATCCTCAGGGAATGGAACACCCTGAATGCCAACATCGTTTCCGCCACAGAAGATTTGGAAGGTCGCGAAGCGGACTACAAGGCCGCGCGCGCAAAACGCGAAGCCGACGAAAGCGCGCCGGATTCGATTGACGCTGCAGCGACGGAAGAAACCCGTCGTCAGCGTGACACAGCCTGGCAATCCCATCGTGGCAGTCTCTCCGACAAAACCGCGGAGCGTTTTGAGGAGGCCATGCATGCAGATGATGGCGCCCGAACGAGCTATCTGATGGGCACGGAGGCGCGCAAACAGCTTGCAAACTCGCGCGCACAGGAAAGCACCGCAAAAGCCGCACGTGACACGGCAAAAGACAAACTCGAAGCACTCACCGGAAAACACGAAGCTTTGACCAAGCGGGGCGGCTCACTCGCGACTGCCCTGGGCTTTCCCGTCGATACGGGGCCGGCTGCGTTTGCTGCTAGACTTACCAGCCTGACGGCGGCGGCTGAGATCGCAACTGAGGTCACTATTGCGGAGAATGCCTTTGAGGACCGCGCCAAGCGCCGCAAGGCAGCCTTTGACGAACTGCTGGCAGCAGCCCGCCTAGTCGCCCTTGAAGGTGAAGATAGTGACCTCCCTGAGCGGGTTGGCAAGGCTCTCACACTTCAGGAAAGTGTCCGTAAGACATGGGAGAACTGGCGTCGCGGGGAACGTAGCATTGCCGACTACCAGAAAGCTGTATCCCAAGCCGAGACAGATCATAAGGCAGCCTTGAACCGACTGGAAACGCTGACCTCGGCGCGACCTCTTCCTGATCGCTCGGCCACGGGCGTGAAAGCAGCGCTGCCGCACCTGCGCACGCTGCAACAGGTTCACAGTAATCACAGAAGCCTGGCGGGACGTGTTGAAGCCCTGGAACGCGCCGTTGCCACCCTGGCAAGGAGTGCCGCACGATTGGCGGAGATCCTGGAGGAGCCTTACAATCCGAAAGACGATCCACTTCCCATCATCAACCGCGCTCGTGCGCGTGTAACCAAAACCGCTGAGGCGGATCGTGTGAGAAAACGAGAAGAAGACCTTCTCGACAAGGAGGTCAAAGGCCGAAAGCGTGCGATAGTTGCCCGGGACGAAGCGCAAACCCAGCTGGAAAACTTGTTTGAAGGACAAGGTGGTGAGGATCTTTCGCCGACGGAGCGCGTGGGGATTCTAGCTGAACGCGACGAGTTGCGCGAAGACCGGGCCAATGCGGACACGAGCCGCAATAAGGCGCGCGACGGCGTGGATCGTACGCTCTTTGACGAAGAGCTGACGCGATTGCCCGATGTAACGCGAGAAGCGGAACTGCAGCAAAAACTTGACGATGCGCAAACGGCACGGGATGCCGCTTTGAAGGAAATGAATGAAAAAGAACGCCTTTACGAGGAAGCTTTTCATGCCGCTGACAACAGCGATCTGATCACCGAACAGGCCACGATCCTCGAAGAGTTACGAAACGGTGCAAGGCATGCGGCTGTCGCAAGGCTCGGGATATTGGCTGCGCGGGGTGCCTTAAAGCGCCTGGCTGCCGAACGAAGCAGCGCAATGCTGAAAGACGTGGAAGAAGCTTTTGTCACCATGACATCTAAGGAATGGGAAAAAGTCGTTGTCTGGAGTGAATCCGAGGGCGAAAAGCTGGTCGGCATCAAACCCGGCGGCGGCCCCGTGAAGGTCGAAAACATGTCCACTGGAACCATGGGCCAATTATATTTTGCCCTGCGCCTGGCCGGTTACCGCAGCTTCGCGCGTGATCCGGGCCCCCTGCCCATGGTTCTCGACGATATTATGGAAACCTTCGACGATACCCGTGCATCTGCCGCATTGAATCTCTGTGCCGAGATCGGACGGAGCGGTCAGGCAATCATTTTCACGCACCATGCGCACCTGTTGGAGCTTGCACGCAAGAACATTCCAGGAGTTTCCGTCGTGGAGATGCCGCATTAG
- a CDS encoding DUF736 family protein, producing the protein MFAGTLTRNVETAAAEYTGMIHSTRFDIAIQIEARAKMSARSPDYDVTAVNKSGRKVRIGTAWNETGNTSGNPYISMQIDVGLGPFRVNAVQTKEARAAQSGEFEIIPLVSNGLMKSGSISGELTAMDADNAFTGYIANMMFDLEFMLIENSYKSEETHPDYRIEVSSPRGKPIRVGSAWMAKSSRTGNDYLSLLINTPDGDLRVNAVQNEEQRGGKTFSIIPFIDSGEQPQDAGAGLSLVA; encoded by the coding sequence ATGTTCGCAGGAACCCTCACCCGCAATGTCGAGACCGCAGCCGCCGAGTACACCGGCATGATCCATTCGACGCGCTTTGACATCGCCATCCAGATCGAGGCACGGGCCAAGATGTCCGCTCGCAGCCCGGATTACGACGTGACGGCAGTCAACAAATCAGGCCGCAAGGTGCGTATCGGCACGGCCTGGAACGAGACCGGCAATACCAGCGGCAACCCCTACATCTCGATGCAGATCGATGTCGGCCTCGGCCCGTTCCGGGTCAACGCGGTGCAGACGAAAGAGGCGCGCGCGGCCCAGAGCGGCGAATTCGAGATCATCCCGCTGGTCTCGAACGGCCTGATGAAATCCGGCTCGATCTCGGGCGAGCTCACCGCCATGGACGCTGACAACGCCTTCACGGGCTACATCGCCAACATGATGTTCGATCTGGAGTTTATGCTGATCGAGAACAGCTACAAATCCGAGGAGACCCACCCCGATTACCGCATCGAGGTCAGCTCGCCCCGGGGTAAACCGATCCGCGTCGGCTCGGCGTGGATGGCCAAAAGCAGCCGCACGGGCAATGACTACCTGTCGCTGCTGATCAACACGCCTGATGGCGACTTGCGCGTCAACGCCGTGCAGAACGAAGAACAGCGCGGCGGAAAGACCTTCTCGATCATCCCGTTCATCGACAGCGGTGAGCAGCCGCAGGACGCGGGCGCGGGGCTCTCCTTGGTCGCCTAA
- a CDS encoding type II toxin-antitoxin system YhaV family toxin, with product MSGDSVPAQAPLVVNGWSIYAHPLFLDQLEGLVEEVEARKARDPKTWHKKNPTKRLAAIFKLVTEAIPADPGAAAFRQGGTLGDHRKHWFRAKFFQQYRLFYRFNSDAKVIVVAWVNDDKTLRAYGSKTDAYATFKGMLEDGNPPDNFDALLKEAAAAGKRFEKSLEAVPDR from the coding sequence ATGAGCGGCGATAGCGTGCCCGCCCAAGCGCCCCTTGTCGTGAATGGATGGTCGATTTATGCGCACCCACTCTTTCTGGACCAGCTCGAAGGGCTGGTCGAGGAGGTAGAGGCGCGTAAGGCTCGCGATCCCAAGACCTGGCACAAGAAAAACCCAACGAAACGGCTGGCCGCCATCTTCAAGCTGGTCACCGAGGCCATACCTGCAGATCCGGGTGCCGCCGCTTTCCGGCAAGGCGGCACACTAGGCGATCACCGCAAGCACTGGTTCCGGGCGAAATTCTTCCAGCAGTATCGGTTGTTCTACCGGTTCAACAGCGATGCGAAGGTCATCGTGGTGGCATGGGTGAACGACGACAAGACCCTGCGCGCCTATGGCAGCAAGACGGATGCCTATGCGACGTTCAAAGGGATGCTGGAAGATGGCAACCCACCTGACAATTTCGACGCGCTCTTGAAAGAAGCTGCAGCGGCAGGCAAGCGGTTCGAGAAATCCCTTGAAGCGGTGCCCGATCGGTAA
- a CDS encoding type II toxin-antitoxin system PrlF family antitoxin, producing MTALAQDVSKLTDRYQTTVPAGVRKQLKLGKGDQIRYCTEPSGRVYIEPVRSDEEDPVLGAFLDFVEADIKAHPDRIRAFDGALHDRLAALVGDVDVDLDAPLSLEDE from the coding sequence ATGACAGCCCTCGCACAAGATGTCTCGAAACTCACGGATCGGTATCAGACGACCGTGCCGGCGGGTGTGCGCAAACAGCTCAAGCTGGGCAAGGGCGACCAGATTCGTTACTGCACCGAGCCGAGTGGCAGGGTCTATATCGAGCCCGTGCGCAGCGACGAGGAAGATCCCGTGCTCGGAGCCTTTCTCGATTTTGTCGAGGCCGATATCAAGGCGCATCCGGACCGCATTCGGGCTTTCGATGGGGCTTTGCATGACCGTCTTGCAGCACTGGTCGGAGACGTTGATGTCGATCTCGATGCGCCGCTATCGCTCGAGGATGAATGA
- a CDS encoding DUF6927 domain-containing protein: MGWLFYTDGRVQTYADEKAEIARLCTFEGERRKTELVKACKVGSTWYAAAKVTNIDGTPVEDTTYVTDADGSITFAAVFLTRYDDGCWGYKDMEESAGPVESRAPLSLLALLSELKDPDSYAHAWRQRCQDWAAIPDYEEGDKIKLATPVTLTDGSTCQIVTATHYRRGRQKRRCYRIEETGGLVRLSKASLAGSELLSSTKGAASPVLAEFLAGRN, encoded by the coding sequence ATGGGTTGGCTCTTCTACACCGACGGCCGCGTCCAGACCTACGCGGATGAGAAAGCGGAGATTGCTCGGCTGTGCACCTTCGAGGGCGAAAGGCGCAAGACGGAACTGGTCAAAGCCTGCAAGGTGGGTTCGACTTGGTACGCGGCGGCAAAGGTCACAAATATCGACGGCACCCCTGTCGAAGACACGACCTATGTCACCGATGCGGATGGCTCCATCACTTTCGCCGCCGTATTCCTTACCCGATATGATGACGGCTGCTGGGGCTACAAGGACATGGAGGAAAGCGCGGGACCGGTCGAATCCCGCGCGCCACTGAGCCTATTGGCCCTGCTGTCCGAGCTGAAAGACCCAGACAGCTATGCTCATGCCTGGCGCCAGCGCTGCCAGGACTGGGCTGCGATCCCGGACTACGAGGAAGGCGACAAGATCAAGCTCGCCACCCCTGTGACGCTCACCGATGGCAGTACCTGCCAGATTGTCACCGCGACCCACTACAGGCGCGGGCGGCAAAAGCGCCGCTGCTACCGCATCGAGGAAACTGGTGGGCTCGTACGCCTGTCGAAGGCCTCGCTTGCGGGCTCGGAGCTGCTCAGCTCCACGAAAGGTGCGGCTAGCCCGGTGCTGGCGGAGTTCCTGGCGGGGCGAAATTAG
- a CDS encoding ParB/RepB/Spo0J family partition protein, with amino-acid sequence MTTSFAPLTVAIGDLIPHPANVRSNAPETYDPENIAHLKASIAVLGLLQPLLVQKLDGKYAVLAGGRRHAALKELVADKATKGFMAKTKVDCRLVPDDCDVTTALSLAENITQAPMNAIDEFEAFARMMEVDSQTPETIAKTFGATVAAVKGRLRYGLIHPDIRAAARGKVITLDTMKAFAEHPSQEAQREVFEALTKDGGYLQAYTVRQALKSRGVQVSDDIGAFVRADYEARGGAVAADLLEEHSVLEDAALVETILLEKLGAAAEEARMRLGFAWADAMVRYDYATMADYGRVYPGPIEPDEAAQKRIDEITAELEKLQLEMEDEGLEDGAYNALYERVDALEEEVRDLQEAYSAEDLARSGVIASWQGGQVTLHVGLVRPEDTVKVEGARGSSVNPTGEEAPDAGEITYPASLAEDLKTERAMALGAAMALHPEATLDLTLFKLVSDVLASGMSVTQAIKIDARKEYRSHAKMDEIDETSLEQVAAAHDALDLSWLDDTRAPADQFAAFRALEAGEKAKLVAYATASTTQSCFARDPRRDSLMHAFEIEIMPDIRAYWTPNAALFNRFKKAWLLKILGEDLGLAQEAVTLASSSKKEIVAFCDKLFAEPFATLTDAQRAAVATWCPPMMQTAGVACDEAEPAAETPEPDSEVAQAA; translated from the coding sequence ATGACCACAAGCTTTGCTCCCCTTACCGTCGCCATCGGCGATCTGATCCCGCATCCCGCCAATGTGCGCAGCAACGCGCCGGAAACCTATGACCCCGAGAACATCGCGCATCTGAAGGCCAGCATCGCTGTGCTGGGCCTGCTCCAGCCGCTCTTGGTCCAGAAGCTTGACGGCAAATATGCTGTCCTCGCCGGTGGCCGACGCCATGCTGCGCTGAAGGAGCTGGTCGCCGACAAGGCCACCAAGGGGTTCATGGCGAAAACCAAGGTCGACTGTCGCCTTGTCCCAGACGACTGCGACGTCACCACGGCGCTGTCGCTCGCCGAGAACATCACCCAGGCACCGATGAATGCCATCGACGAGTTCGAGGCTTTCGCCCGGATGATGGAGGTCGACAGCCAGACGCCCGAGACGATCGCAAAGACCTTCGGCGCCACGGTGGCGGCCGTGAAAGGCCGGTTGCGTTATGGCCTTATCCACCCCGACATCCGCGCCGCAGCCCGGGGCAAGGTGATCACGCTCGACACGATGAAGGCCTTCGCCGAGCACCCGAGCCAGGAGGCGCAGCGCGAGGTCTTCGAGGCGCTCACGAAAGACGGCGGCTATCTGCAGGCCTACACCGTCCGTCAGGCCCTCAAATCCCGCGGCGTGCAGGTCAGCGATGATATTGGGGCCTTTGTGCGCGCGGACTACGAGGCGCGGGGCGGTGCTGTCGCGGCTGACCTTCTGGAAGAGCATTCCGTGCTTGAGGATGCAGCACTGGTCGAGACCATCCTGCTCGAGAAGCTCGGTGCCGCCGCCGAAGAGGCCCGTATGAGGCTGGGCTTTGCCTGGGCCGATGCGATGGTCCGCTATGATTACGCGACCATGGCGGACTATGGCCGCGTCTATCCCGGCCCGATTGAGCCGGATGAAGCGGCCCAGAAGCGCATCGATGAGATCACCGCAGAACTCGAGAAGCTGCAGCTCGAGATGGAGGATGAGGGGCTCGAGGACGGTGCCTACAATGCCCTTTACGAGCGCGTGGACGCCTTGGAAGAAGAAGTGCGCGATCTGCAGGAGGCCTACAGCGCCGAGGACCTCGCGCGGTCCGGGGTGATCGCGTCGTGGCAGGGTGGGCAGGTCACGCTCCATGTTGGCCTCGTCCGCCCCGAGGACACCGTGAAAGTGGAAGGCGCGCGCGGCTCGTCGGTCAACCCGACGGGGGAGGAGGCACCGGACGCCGGCGAAATCACCTATCCAGCCTCGCTGGCTGAGGACCTCAAGACCGAGCGGGCCATGGCCCTTGGCGCCGCGATGGCGCTGCATCCGGAAGCCACGCTCGATCTGACGCTCTTCAAGCTGGTCAGTGACGTTCTGGCCAGCGGAATGAGTGTCACGCAGGCGATCAAGATCGATGCCCGCAAGGAATACCGCAGCCATGCCAAGATGGACGAGATCGACGAGACCTCGCTCGAGCAGGTGGCGGCGGCGCATGATGCGCTTGATCTCTCCTGGCTCGATGACACCCGCGCGCCCGCCGATCAGTTCGCGGCGTTTCGCGCGCTGGAGGCAGGCGAGAAGGCCAAGCTCGTGGCCTATGCCACCGCCAGCACCACGCAGTCCTGCTTCGCGCGGGATCCTCGGCGCGACAGCCTGATGCATGCGTTCGAGATCGAGATCATGCCCGACATTCGCGCATATTGGACGCCGAATGCGGCGCTCTTCAACCGCTTCAAGAAGGCCTGGCTCCTGAAGATTCTCGGCGAGGATCTGGGTCTCGCCCAAGAGGCGGTGACGCTCGCCTCGTCGAGCAAGAAAGAGATCGTCGCCTTCTGCGACAAGCTCTTCGCCGAGCCTTTCGCCACACTCACGGACGCGCAGCGCGCTGCCGTGGCCACCTGGTGCCCGCCCATGATGCAGACCGCCGGTGTCGCCTGTGATGAGGCGGAGCCCGCTGCGGAAACCCCCGAGCCTGACAGCGAGGTCGCGCAAGCGGCCTGA
- a CDS encoding DUF3768 domain-containing protein, which translates to MSMTVQSQPDRPDPTVIAAQNDAFRKLACLGVAPAQPTQGRMHVTRSLMEAGDGFMAEAVKATGAFDTFEPENDPEGWHDFGAVEIRGETVFWKIDLYEADSDFRYGAETPDNPATTMRVLTIMLARDW; encoded by the coding sequence ATGTCCATGACCGTTCAATCCCAGCCAGACCGTCCGGATCCGACCGTGATCGCGGCGCAAAACGACGCGTTTCGCAAGCTCGCGTGCCTTGGAGTGGCGCCCGCGCAGCCCACCCAGGGCCGAATGCATGTCACCCGCTCGCTTATGGAGGCCGGTGACGGCTTCATGGCCGAGGCGGTGAAGGCCACCGGTGCGTTCGATACATTCGAGCCTGAGAATGATCCCGAGGGATGGCACGATTTTGGCGCGGTCGAGATCCGGGGCGAGACCGTGTTCTGGAAAATCGATCTCTATGAGGCAGATTCGGATTTCCGCTACGGGGCCGAGACCCCGGACAATCCTGCCACAACCATGCGCGTGCTGACCATCATGCTGGCGCGTGACTGGTAG
- a CDS encoding DUF6330 family protein: protein MSRKEPKTLRVACFEDGRRKIITFKRGAYWWSPSEGAYPLSAALESIKEQGGWIETIPNPNYRARGLFG, encoded by the coding sequence ATGTCACGCAAGGAACCCAAGACGCTGCGGGTGGCCTGCTTCGAAGACGGCCGCCGCAAGATCATCACCTTCAAACGCGGTGCCTATTGGTGGAGCCCGTCCGAGGGCGCTTACCCGCTCTCGGCGGCACTCGAGAGCATCAAGGAACAGGGCGGCTGGATCGAAACCATCCCCAACCCGAACTACAGAGCCAGAGGGCTGTTCGGGTAA
- a CDS encoding ArdC family protein encodes MARSRTPKFDASEVITNEIIRIIERGVLPWRKPWTAGGSSRPLRVGGEPYQGVNNFLLTMRTVMAGHSSPFWMTLPQANALDAKVRKGEKSSVVVYYGQSRKDAGADEHDRSDGDDHSEEARIFRFQKSYRVFNACQIDGLPDSFFPDPEPVPEHAPSEPIPHMQTFFDAIDITTVFTGTEAYYLPPVDKVYMPSITRFQDPRNFYGVWAHELAHATKAPHRLNRDFGFSKFGNTSYAREEIVAELTSVFLGQTLGFTAHTLEMNAAYLHNWLRVLRSDKGAIFKHAADAQRACDYLIAQSEAGRAGRSAEAA; translated from the coding sequence ATGGCCCGATCCCGCACGCCCAAATTCGATGCCTCCGAGGTCATCACAAACGAAATCATCCGCATCATCGAGCGCGGCGTCCTGCCGTGGCGCAAGCCATGGACCGCAGGTGGCAGCTCTCGTCCCCTGCGCGTGGGCGGAGAACCCTACCAGGGAGTGAACAACTTCCTGCTGACGATGCGGACCGTGATGGCGGGCCACAGCTCACCTTTCTGGATGACGCTGCCGCAAGCCAATGCCTTGGACGCAAAGGTCCGCAAGGGCGAAAAATCCTCTGTCGTCGTTTATTACGGTCAAAGCCGGAAAGATGCGGGCGCAGATGAGCATGACCGCAGCGACGGGGATGATCACTCCGAGGAAGCCCGCATCTTCCGCTTCCAGAAATCCTACCGCGTGTTCAATGCCTGCCAAATCGATGGCCTGCCCGACAGTTTCTTCCCCGACCCGGAGCCCGTGCCCGAGCATGCGCCGTCCGAGCCCATCCCGCACATGCAGACCTTCTTTGATGCGATCGACATCACAACCGTCTTCACGGGCACGGAGGCGTACTATTTGCCGCCCGTGGACAAGGTCTACATGCCGTCCATCACGCGGTTCCAGGACCCGCGCAATTTCTACGGGGTCTGGGCCCATGAGCTGGCCCATGCCACGAAAGCCCCGCATCGGCTGAACCGTGATTTCGGGTTCTCGAAGTTTGGCAACACGTCCTATGCGCGCGAGGAGATCGTCGCGGAATTGACCTCGGTGTTCCTGGGTCAGACGCTCGGCTTCACGGCGCATACGCTCGAGATGAATGCCGCCTACCTCCACAACTGGTTGCGCGTTCTTCGGTCGGACAAGGGTGCGATCTTCAAGCACGCCGCGGATGCGCAGCGCGCCTGTGACTATCTGATCGCACAATCTGAGGCGGGTAGGGCAGGGCGCAGTGCCGAGGCCGCCTGA